In Zunongwangia profunda SM-A87, the following proteins share a genomic window:
- a CDS encoding RagB/SusD family nutrient uptake outer membrane protein, whose product MKKYTHKGFIFIVMLAFLILSCEDFLEIETPRNRMVSEEVFSSEETALSAIQGIYNELFVSAFSSGGRNSVTFLTGLSSDNLEGLSSSNIPRVQLDEHEITADNELILYLWTSAYNTIYMCNAFLDGIANSDELNMELRGQLQGEALFIRGFTYFYLVNLYGDVPLITSPNYSENAVSDRTNSEEVWKLIFEDLETSLNLLPESYRNNERTNLTKYAALTMLARASLYREDWKGVENYSTQVIESNRYDLLEDHNDVFLANSNEAIWQISPLGNGQQSSQTNEGGLLIIDPVLYFVAVARLNEDFYETFEENDLRRQKWIGYNEAINVYFPYKYKVWTSNDLPPLEYSMVLRYAELYLMRAEAQTHLGNYTEALQDLNVIRERSELPSISTEDVVNQTEILNFIMEERRNEFFAEWGHRWFDMRRTNRLEEVFGERQTWQATDALYPIPNEERRKNLNLTQNPGY is encoded by the coding sequence ATGAAAAAATATACACATAAAGGCTTCATTTTTATAGTAATGTTGGCATTTCTAATACTTTCCTGCGAAGATTTCCTAGAAATAGAAACTCCGAGAAACAGAATGGTAAGTGAAGAAGTATTTTCTTCAGAAGAAACGGCTCTTAGTGCTATCCAAGGCATTTATAATGAACTATTTGTTTCTGCATTTAGTAGTGGAGGAAGGAATAGTGTCACTTTTCTAACTGGCCTGTCCAGTGATAATTTAGAGGGGCTATCATCTTCCAATATTCCCAGAGTTCAATTAGATGAACATGAAATAACCGCCGATAATGAACTGATTTTATACCTGTGGACGAGTGCTTATAACACGATCTATATGTGCAATGCTTTTCTTGATGGGATTGCTAATTCTGATGAGCTCAATATGGAACTTCGAGGTCAATTGCAGGGAGAGGCTTTGTTTATCAGAGGATTTACTTATTTCTATCTAGTAAATTTATACGGAGATGTCCCTTTGATTACCTCTCCAAACTATAGCGAGAATGCCGTATCAGATAGAACTAATTCAGAAGAAGTGTGGAAACTTATATTCGAAGATTTAGAGACTTCTTTGAATCTGCTTCCGGAATCATATAGAAATAATGAGCGTACAAATCTAACGAAGTATGCCGCACTTACTATGTTAGCCAGAGCTTCATTGTATAGGGAAGATTGGAAAGGAGTGGAGAATTATAGTACTCAGGTGATAGAAAGTAATCGTTATGACCTATTAGAGGATCACAATGATGTTTTTCTTGCCAATAGCAATGAGGCAATATGGCAGATTAGTCCGTTAGGAAATGGTCAACAAAGCTCACAGACTAACGAAGGTGGTCTTCTGATCATCGATCCTGTCCTTTATTTTGTAGCAGTAGCGCGTTTAAATGAAGACTTTTATGAAACATTTGAAGAAAATGATTTGCGTCGTCAAAAGTGGATAGGCTATAATGAGGCTATAAATGTATATTTTCCTTATAAGTATAAAGTGTGGACAAGTAATGATTTACCTCCGCTTGAATATTCCATGGTATTACGCTATGCGGAACTGTATTTAATGCGAGCAGAAGCTCAAACACATTTAGGAAATTATACCGAAGCCCTTCAGGATTTAAATGTTATTCGGGAACGATCAGAATTGCCCTCTATTTCAACAGAAGATGTAGTAAATCAAACCGAGATATTAAATTTTATTATGGAAGAACGCCGAAATGAATTTTTCGCAGAATGGGGCCATCGATGGTTTGATATGAGGCGAACGAATCGTCTTGAAGAAGTGTTCGGAGAAAGACAAACCTGGCAAGCTACAGATGCATTGTATCCAATACCCAACGAGGAACGCAGGAAAAATTTAAACCTAACTCAAAATCCTGGTTATTGA
- a CDS encoding MauE/DoxX family redox-associated membrane protein — MLEEKTQWSGLAHSKQKNLLYGIICYFILLFAYTGGSKLIDIDPLYTSLRNTPLYFGKSLALIISWGLPAVEIATALSLCFSKFRYTGLICAGILIFVFIMYTGWIVIFPMQQPCSCGGILAEMSWKQHFLFNLFSEALALSGIYLLSPPKKLSR, encoded by the coding sequence ATGTTGGAAGAAAAAACACAATGGTCGGGCTTAGCGCATTCGAAACAGAAGAACTTGTTGTACGGGATAATTTGTTATTTCATATTGCTGTTTGCCTATACGGGAGGATCTAAACTCATTGATATTGATCCGCTTTATACCAGTTTAAGGAACACACCACTTTATTTCGGAAAGTCATTGGCTTTAATAATAAGTTGGGGACTTCCGGCTGTGGAAATTGCAACGGCCTTGAGCCTGTGCTTTTCTAAATTCAGATATACTGGGCTTATATGTGCGGGGATTTTAATTTTTGTTTTCATAATGTATACCGGATGGATTGTAATATTTCCGATGCAACAACCATGTAGTTGTGGTGGAATATTAGCAGAAATGAGTTGGAAGCAGCATTTCCTATTTAATCTGTTTAGCGAAGCGCTCGCTCTGTCCGGTATTTATTTACTTTCTCCACCAAAAAAATTATCGCGATAG
- a CDS encoding M16 family metallopeptidase — protein sequence MSKENRIYITFLCLIVAFESLIAQTNVGNRPLTLDSSVVHGELESGMQYFIKPLKDQNKLQLHLIVKTGSYFEHEDEHQFAHLIEHLAFKKSINLPEGLKENKVYLDKLNMDSYDLIGNTGTKTTNYYFNAPAGNMEAIKAGLLWFHEIAKNVDLSTNSIDQERGVLLQEFSRSEHVLKYNFLASKLDTTLFPCSKLTTDAVNHMQSFPTEKVKEFYKKWYRPNRMAILITGNVEDTHQLKKMISEQMRDLPISSSLHFDRYCDSLYFFKKNQTEVLRYQPNSEEVVQTSPLQLNLYFKDPKTWHFIGSMRGSFREIKMNLLLSILNKRLEQIGAEYNLNVSSQVYHTALANNKQKGKPVSALKIIFYSDPGNEERGIRNMFTILNQIRTYGVFSEELRVEKENLLKSFSEEKNHSIRYWDEEMGAYYMGFGALPENKLELLRAYINSVTNKNILELAKEVFNKFPEDIGIIVPESYKGVLDSKNVAAEFIDGQFKKKVKSYALENKDYKVLIANNFDSSAMLSIPTRQPGLLQSSELHLRNGLRLILKPQSGDQSNKVKIHGFREFGAAHLDREDYYSALYMPKVITHMGFGHLDKFDLNELYSQTNTLKLGVNPYINALESGFKFSVSPEETELGFQLINLFINQPRIDQSAFVDWKDSSMKFTEIGSDAWNHFLDSMNEFSGDTLNIPYSVKALNMIPKVNYSKIKLIHEQVFAHANEFTFVITGDFQEEKIIKLANKYLGKLKNASHQTNLNCEKRFSNCSGVNVVEIPEFFDTKNAFYGIEFLKDHEAFSWKKEIRIQLLGILANELLNQFRMNEGFSLYDFGATGQYNDELSRYEIRFVFSSTPEELDRLRLRNKKIITDLQHGSFPSNYLSVAKSKIIKFLNYNQNPSKMLYSYYRFEKPVIEMDKKLELLEGINLEDMVETAQEIFNNGQECETVLINTHDLNSVHL from the coding sequence ATGAGTAAAGAAAATAGAATATACATAACGTTTTTATGTCTTATAGTAGCATTTGAAAGTTTAATTGCACAGACCAATGTTGGTAATAGGCCTTTAACACTAGATAGTAGTGTAGTGCATGGGGAATTGGAGAGTGGAATGCAGTATTTTATAAAACCACTTAAAGATCAGAATAAATTGCAATTACACTTAATAGTAAAAACCGGTTCCTATTTTGAACATGAAGATGAACATCAATTTGCTCATCTTATAGAACATTTAGCCTTTAAAAAAAGTATCAACTTACCTGAAGGACTTAAAGAAAATAAGGTATATCTGGATAAACTAAATATGGATTCTTATGATCTGATTGGTAATACCGGAACTAAAACAACCAACTATTACTTTAATGCACCAGCTGGGAATATGGAAGCCATAAAAGCTGGTTTACTTTGGTTTCATGAAATAGCGAAGAACGTAGATCTATCAACAAATAGTATTGATCAAGAGCGGGGAGTACTACTTCAGGAATTTTCAAGAAGTGAACATGTATTAAAATATAACTTCTTAGCGAGCAAGTTAGATACAACTTTGTTTCCCTGTTCAAAATTAACTACTGATGCTGTAAATCATATGCAAAGCTTTCCAACTGAAAAAGTAAAAGAGTTTTATAAGAAATGGTATAGACCTAACCGAATGGCAATCCTTATTACAGGAAATGTAGAAGATACTCACCAATTAAAAAAAATGATCAGCGAACAAATGAGAGACCTTCCTATATCAAGCTCATTACATTTCGACAGGTATTGTGATTCCTTATATTTTTTTAAGAAAAATCAGACTGAAGTATTGAGATATCAACCTAATAGTGAGGAAGTAGTTCAAACATCTCCTTTGCAACTTAATCTCTATTTTAAAGATCCAAAAACATGGCATTTTATAGGGAGTATGAGAGGATCATTTAGGGAGATAAAGATGAATCTTCTCTTATCCATATTAAATAAACGTTTAGAGCAGATAGGAGCAGAGTATAATTTGAATGTTTCAAGTCAAGTGTACCATACAGCCTTGGCAAATAATAAACAAAAAGGAAAACCAGTAAGCGCTTTAAAAATTATATTTTATTCAGACCCTGGAAATGAAGAAAGAGGTATTAGGAATATGTTTACAATCCTTAATCAAATAAGGACTTACGGCGTTTTTTCTGAAGAACTAAGAGTTGAAAAGGAAAATTTACTGAAAAGCTTTTCTGAAGAAAAGAATCATTCCATCAGATACTGGGATGAAGAAATGGGAGCGTATTATATGGGATTTGGTGCATTGCCTGAAAATAAATTGGAATTACTTAGAGCATATATTAATTCGGTTACAAATAAGAATATACTTGAACTTGCTAAAGAAGTGTTCAATAAATTCCCGGAAGATATCGGTATTATTGTTCCGGAATCTTATAAAGGAGTTTTAGATTCCAAAAATGTAGCCGCAGAATTTATCGATGGGCAATTTAAAAAGAAAGTAAAATCATATGCACTAGAAAATAAAGATTATAAAGTTTTAATTGCGAATAATTTTGATTCATCAGCAATGTTAAGCATTCCGACTCGACAACCTGGGCTTTTGCAAAGTTCAGAATTACATCTCAGAAATGGTCTGCGTTTGATTTTAAAACCTCAGTCAGGTGATCAATCAAATAAGGTTAAGATTCATGGATTTCGAGAATTTGGAGCTGCTCATTTAGATAGGGAAGATTACTATTCAGCACTTTATATGCCAAAGGTTATTACACATATGGGGTTTGGTCATTTAGATAAATTTGATTTAAATGAATTATATAGCCAAACAAATACGCTGAAGTTAGGTGTGAATCCTTATATTAATGCGTTAGAATCTGGTTTCAAATTTTCGGTATCACCGGAAGAAACCGAACTTGGATTTCAGTTAATTAATCTGTTCATTAATCAGCCTAGAATAGACCAATCTGCATTTGTTGATTGGAAAGATTCCAGTATGAAATTCACAGAAATAGGGAGTGATGCTTGGAATCATTTTCTTGATAGTATGAATGAGTTCTCAGGAGATACTCTTAACATACCATATTCTGTAAAAGCTTTGAATATGATTCCTAAGGTTAACTATTCCAAAATTAAATTAATTCATGAACAGGTATTTGCACATGCGAATGAATTTACCTTTGTTATTACCGGTGATTTTCAAGAAGAAAAAATTATTAAACTAGCAAATAAATATTTAGGAAAACTTAAAAATGCTTCTCATCAAACGAATTTAAATTGTGAAAAGAGGTTTTCTAATTGCAGTGGTGTTAATGTAGTCGAGATTCCAGAATTTTTTGATACTAAAAATGCTTTTTATGGAATAGAGTTTCTAAAAGATCATGAAGCTTTTAGTTGGAAAAAGGAAATAAGAATACAGCTACTTGGTATTTTGGCGAATGAATTATTGAATCAGTTTCGAATGAATGAAGGTTTTTCACTCTATGATTTTGGAGCTACCGGACAGTATAATGATGAACTTAGTAGATATGAAATCCGGTTCGTATTTTCAAGTACACCTGAGGAATTGGATCGATTGCGTTTGAGAAATAAGAAAATAATTACAGACTTACAGCATGGTTCCTTTCCGTCAAATTATTTGTCTGTAGCTAAATCAAAGATAATTAAGTTTTTAAATTATAATCAAAACCCGAGTAAAATGCTTTATAGCTACTACCGTTTTGAAAAACCTGTAATTGAAATGGATAAAAAATTAGAATTATTGGAAGGAATAAATTTGGAGGATATGGTTGAGACTGCTCAAGAAATCTTTAACAATGGTCAGGAATGTGAAACAGTCTTGATAAATACTCATGATCTAAATAGTGTACATCTTTAG
- a CDS encoding YceI family protein → MKTIAIFLFTLLTSTILSSQNLEQKTLLISKESQLKISGDTNINSFTCVFNPQELPEKLSTRFRRNNQTLFFENTSLKLNAKAFDCGSRPINRDFEALIKSEQYPFIFLDLQELKFLTQHSALITLNIEIAGIEKSYQVPVKIDNLKSNYTGIIHLNIDDFKLEPPKKVFGLIKVKKEIQIDFDLYFEE, encoded by the coding sequence ATGAAAACTATAGCTATTTTTCTATTTACTCTATTAACCAGTACTATACTCTCCTCGCAAAATCTGGAACAAAAAACATTACTGATTTCTAAAGAATCTCAATTAAAAATTAGTGGAGATACCAATATCAATAGTTTCACCTGTGTTTTTAATCCGCAAGAATTGCCCGAAAAACTAAGCACAAGATTTAGAAGGAACAACCAAACACTATTTTTCGAAAACACTTCTCTAAAACTTAATGCGAAGGCATTTGATTGCGGAAGCCGACCCATAAACCGGGATTTTGAAGCACTCATTAAATCTGAACAATATCCATTTATTTTTTTGGATCTGCAAGAACTTAAATTCCTAACTCAGCACTCTGCTTTAATTACATTAAATATTGAAATTGCCGGAATTGAAAAATCTTATCAGGTTCCGGTAAAAATTGACAACTTAAAGTCAAATTATACCGGAATAATTCATTTAAATATTGATGATTTTAAACTGGAACCTCCTAAAAAAGTCTTTGGCTTGATAAAAGTAAAAAAAGAAATACAAATTGATTTTGACCTTTATTTTGAGGAATAG
- a CDS encoding SusC/RagA family TonB-linked outer membrane protein has product MKNFYKYCKFGVLIPLLYIYLQLEIGKVYSQKIQNQQTVSGIISNQNELPVPGVNVLIKGTATGTITNLDGYYSIRASVGDTLVYSYVGYQTIEKEFTRGYMGDIIMQPAADALSEVIVNAGYYNTTGRERTGNISRVTAAEIENQPLVNPLQALQGRMAGVEISPASSHPGGAVRIRIRGINSLREEGNLPLYIIDGMPVNSTPIESNSLIGNRGIDPLNNLNISNIESIEILKDADATAIYGSRGANGVVLITTKSAKRSNGTGLEINMYAGVATMPNRLDLLNTQEYLQVRNAALENDGQGITERNAYDLLVWDQDRYTDWQDFLFGGSSETLNTNLNFSGGDDLTSYRIGGSFFDQGTIYPTDYEYQKITGNVNLNHHSKDNRFSIAAALNYGVDDNTLAGNIDLNASIFALPPNAPEAFNSDGSLNWEDWNLAGLDNPLEGYYNSNVTTSNNLISNINFTYELFKGLQLKANLGYTHYSSEELWKLPARSNNPQDSYISSSYHLSNGRESWIAEPQLIYDNKFSKLNLQFILGSTFQENTSDQTSFQGYGYASDNLIGNIAAAETILNARNVNSMYRYSAVFSRIGINWNRKYYLNLTGRRDGSSRFGSNNKFANFGAIGVAWIFSEEEFLKKLNFLSFGKLRSSYGSTGNDQIGDYGYLDAYEPTVGPGGLIPVGLANPDYSWEVNKKFEAGLELGFFQNCLETEISFYQNRSSNQLVGYPLPYITGFNSVQANLPATVENKGWEFVLHTRNIENSNLAWNTSLNFTIPKNKLVAYPDIEESSYANTYRIGEPLNISLLYEYTGVDAETGRYSIRDVNEDGRYDYQDQIIVFNANREFYGGINNSIEYKNFSLQFLFEFVKQKGTLNLFNAGPITNVLDDVLVNNRYQQFSQSVASQTAYRNMSESNFTITDASFVRLKTLSLNYSFPEEITKSLRFKELQLYIHAQNLFTLTPYEGLDPDRPNTGTSFTNLRSITGGLRINI; this is encoded by the coding sequence ATGAAAAATTTTTACAAGTACTGCAAATTTGGAGTGCTTATACCCCTATTATATATATATCTTCAGCTAGAGATCGGTAAAGTCTATAGTCAAAAAATTCAAAATCAGCAGACTGTTTCCGGTATCATTAGTAATCAAAATGAACTTCCTGTTCCGGGAGTAAATGTTCTTATTAAAGGTACCGCTACCGGAACCATAACCAATTTAGATGGCTATTACAGTATTCGTGCATCTGTTGGTGATACCCTAGTGTACTCTTATGTAGGCTATCAAACCATAGAAAAAGAGTTCACGCGCGGGTATATGGGGGATATAATAATGCAACCGGCAGCCGATGCATTATCCGAGGTCATTGTTAACGCCGGGTACTATAATACTACTGGGCGAGAGCGAACGGGGAATATTTCCAGAGTTACTGCGGCCGAAATAGAAAATCAGCCATTGGTAAATCCCTTGCAAGCCCTTCAGGGTAGAATGGCAGGGGTGGAGATTTCACCAGCTAGTAGCCATCCAGGAGGAGCAGTTCGAATACGGATAAGGGGAATTAATAGCTTGCGCGAAGAAGGAAATCTTCCTTTGTATATTATAGATGGGATGCCGGTGAATTCTACCCCAATCGAAAGTAATTCACTTATAGGCAATCGAGGTATTGATCCACTTAATAATTTAAATATTTCAAATATTGAGAGTATTGAAATCCTTAAAGATGCTGACGCTACTGCAATCTATGGCTCTAGAGGAGCAAACGGGGTTGTTTTGATTACCACAAAATCGGCTAAAAGAAGCAATGGAACCGGATTGGAAATAAATATGTATGCAGGAGTAGCTACTATGCCTAATCGTTTAGACCTACTGAATACGCAAGAATACTTACAAGTTAGAAATGCAGCTCTTGAAAATGATGGTCAGGGAATAACCGAAAGGAATGCTTATGATTTGTTGGTTTGGGATCAGGATCGATACACCGACTGGCAAGATTTTCTTTTCGGTGGATCTTCAGAAACATTGAATACCAATTTGAACTTCTCAGGAGGTGATGATCTCACGTCCTACCGAATTGGAGGATCTTTTTTTGATCAGGGTACAATTTACCCTACTGACTATGAATATCAGAAAATAACTGGAAATGTAAACCTGAACCATCATTCTAAAGATAATAGGTTCTCTATAGCTGCGGCGCTTAACTATGGTGTGGATGATAATACCTTGGCCGGTAATATAGACCTAAATGCTTCAATTTTCGCATTACCACCTAATGCCCCGGAGGCTTTTAACTCAGATGGGAGCTTAAATTGGGAGGATTGGAATTTAGCTGGATTAGATAATCCATTGGAGGGATATTACAATTCCAATGTGACCACTTCTAATAATTTGATTTCTAATATAAATTTTACATACGAACTTTTTAAGGGGTTACAATTAAAAGCAAATTTAGGATATACTCACTATAGCAGTGAAGAACTGTGGAAATTACCCGCACGATCTAATAATCCGCAGGATTCCTATATAAGTTCATCCTATCATTTAAGTAATGGAAGGGAGTCATGGATAGCGGAACCACAACTTATTTATGACAATAAATTTAGCAAACTAAATCTTCAGTTTATACTTGGTTCCACCTTTCAAGAAAATACATCAGATCAAACATCCTTTCAGGGCTATGGATATGCATCTGATAATTTGATTGGTAATATTGCTGCCGCTGAAACTATTCTCAACGCCAGAAATGTAAATTCTATGTACCGCTATAGTGCTGTATTTTCTAGAATAGGGATTAATTGGAATAGAAAATATTATCTGAATCTTACAGGTAGAAGAGATGGGTCTTCCAGATTTGGTTCCAATAATAAATTTGCCAATTTCGGGGCGATTGGTGTAGCCTGGATTTTTAGCGAAGAGGAGTTTTTGAAAAAACTCAATTTTCTGAGTTTTGGGAAGTTGAGGAGTAGTTATGGAAGTACAGGAAATGATCAGATAGGGGATTATGGATATTTAGATGCTTATGAACCTACGGTTGGACCGGGAGGACTTATTCCTGTAGGCCTGGCCAATCCAGATTATTCCTGGGAGGTAAATAAAAAGTTTGAAGCAGGATTAGAACTCGGTTTTTTCCAAAATTGTTTAGAAACCGAAATAAGCTTTTATCAAAATCGGTCTTCAAATCAGCTTGTAGGTTATCCACTTCCATATATTACTGGATTTAATTCAGTTCAGGCGAATTTACCAGCAACGGTAGAAAATAAAGGTTGGGAGTTTGTGCTGCATACCAGAAACATCGAAAATTCAAATTTAGCCTGGAATACTTCTCTAAATTTCACTATTCCAAAAAATAAGCTTGTTGCTTATCCTGATATTGAGGAATCTTCCTATGCTAATACATATAGAATTGGAGAACCGCTTAATATTTCTCTGTTATATGAATATACCGGAGTAGACGCCGAAACAGGGCGCTATAGTATTAGAGATGTAAATGAAGATGGAAGATATGATTATCAGGATCAAATCATTGTTTTTAATGCAAATAGGGAGTTTTATGGAGGTATTAATAATTCTATTGAATACAAAAACTTTTCACTGCAGTTTCTATTTGAGTTTGTAAAGCAAAAGGGGACACTTAATTTGTTTAATGCAGGACCTATAACAAATGTACTGGACGATGTCCTAGTAAATAACAGATATCAACAATTTTCACAAAGTGTTGCATCACAAACAGCCTATAGGAATATGTCAGAGAGCAATTTCACAATTACAGATGCTTCTTTTGTGCGTCTAAAAACGCTATCGCTTAATTACTCGTTTCCAGAAGAAATAACGAAATCCCTAAGGTTTAAAGAGCTTCAATTATATATACATGCACAGAATCTTTTCACCTTAACACCGTACGAGGGGTTGGATCCTGATCGTCCAAATACGGGTACATCATTTACTAATTTAAGAAGTATTACCGGTGGTTTACGTATTAATATCTAA
- a CDS encoding DUF6520 family protein — MKFKSLLPALAFVSTIGMSFTTVNTKEQASDYIRVNNSWLEIDEQNCSNQEDDPYTCQVSTSVNGPTFDVYDEMDLDTRKTSVSENPNIIELNF, encoded by the coding sequence ATGAAATTTAAAAGCTTATTACCAGCACTAGCCTTTGTTAGTACTATCGGAATGTCGTTTACGACAGTAAACACTAAAGAGCAGGCCAGTGATTATATCCGAGTAAATAATTCTTGGCTTGAAATTGATGAGCAAAATTGTTCTAATCAAGAAGATGACCCCTATACCTGTCAGGTAAGTACCTCCGTGAATGGACCCACTTTCGACGTTTACGATGAAATGGATTTGGACACGCGAAAAACAAGTGTTTCGGAAAACCCCAATATTATAGAATTAAATTTCTAG
- a CDS encoding helix-turn-helix domain-containing protein, which translates to MNQPENTKRLEAIKEVLLLMGSGNFTHRIPRSDHNDNIEDIISSINMLSDDLSHAYNPFIFGTRSEIKRCIVQYIFLLNTQYQLITTSFPIPHTIIPGKSSIFDLIHQDDLEVLRKEFKSFPNSKRQSCPFRMSFTTNKGLSQELFCTLFHIQYPKLKDHYLIMGSQIIESNPLMISKEQRKVLQNKKAKETPLKILKTKEDIETIQKLKFYIDRHLQKKLPTIEELASAMFMNQDKLKKGFKELYNDTIYRYHRKERLHHARMILSSTDENIDTIATLFGFPHTSTFSALFKKTYGISPSELRKLDDKS; encoded by the coding sequence ATGAACCAACCTGAAAATACAAAACGGCTTGAGGCAATTAAGGAAGTATTGCTATTAATGGGGTCGGGTAACTTTACCCACAGAATACCCAGATCTGATCATAACGATAATATCGAAGATATTATTAGCTCTATAAATATGCTTAGCGATGATCTTAGTCACGCCTATAATCCATTTATATTTGGCACCAGATCTGAAATAAAGCGCTGTATTGTGCAGTATATTTTTCTATTGAACACTCAATACCAATTAATTACAACTTCATTTCCGATACCTCATACCATTATTCCGGGAAAGTCATCGATATTCGATTTAATTCATCAGGATGATCTTGAGGTCCTCAGAAAAGAGTTCAAAAGCTTCCCTAATAGCAAGCGACAAAGCTGTCCTTTTCGCATGAGCTTCACAACTAATAAAGGCTTATCTCAGGAACTATTTTGCACCTTATTCCATATTCAGTATCCCAAACTAAAAGATCATTATTTAATTATGGGCTCACAGATTATTGAATCTAACCCATTAATGATAAGTAAGGAGCAGCGCAAAGTCTTACAAAATAAGAAAGCAAAGGAAACTCCCCTTAAAATATTAAAAACCAAGGAGGACATTGAAACGATTCAAAAGCTTAAATTCTATATTGATCGACACTTACAGAAAAAATTACCGACTATAGAAGAACTGGCTTCAGCAATGTTTATGAATCAGGATAAATTAAAAAAAGGCTTTAAAGAACTATATAATGATACTATTTATAGATATCACCGTAAGGAGCGTTTGCATCATGCTCGAATGATACTTAGTAGTACCGATGAAAATATTGATACTATAGCAACACTCTTCGGATTTCCACACACCTCAACTTTTTCTGCCTTATTTAAAAAGACCTATGGGATTAGTCCTTCAGAACTTCGAAAACTAGATGATAAATCCTAA
- a CDS encoding DUF7793 family protein: MQKHYSNIYAEFWIEDHILYVIFKPNTILNLQGAKKIVADRLQFQQSREYAVYCDIRGLLKVDYDARIYLTKEGVWGIIAIAFIVEEHRTDTFARYYKISRKFGIPIRIFRDPTEGKAYIHQL, encoded by the coding sequence ATGCAGAAGCATTACTCGAATATTTATGCGGAGTTCTGGATTGAAGATCATATTCTTTATGTAATTTTTAAACCAAATACTATACTTAACCTCCAGGGCGCCAAAAAAATTGTTGCGGATCGACTTCAGTTTCAGCAATCGAGGGAATATGCCGTCTATTGTGATATTCGAGGACTTTTAAAAGTGGATTATGATGCCAGAATATACCTGACCAAAGAAGGAGTTTGGGGAATTATCGCAATTGCTTTTATTGTTGAGGAGCATCGCACAGATACCTTTGCACGCTATTATAAAATTAGCCGAAAGTTTGGTATTCCCATACGGATTTTTAGAGATCCTACTGAGGGAAAAGCTTATATACACCAGCTGTAA